From one Hydrogenimonas thermophila genomic stretch:
- a CDS encoding CZB domain-containing protein, which produces MKNFAETMNEFNSNLLSVAKESNKGSFSIFMEVFKINHIMFKSRAYSAVVNGSVADEILHTNYETCDFGKWYHGKGKELFGNLDIFRKMGDAHKKFHEFIDKNLELIKDGENTLNLENKDTIIDRFKEAEKYSEELFSLMDQLSEKVGEDIDISTV; this is translated from the coding sequence ATGAAAAATTTTGCAGAAACTATGAATGAATTTAACTCAAATCTTCTATCTGTTGCAAAAGAGTCCAATAAAGGAAGCTTTTCAATATTTATGGAAGTCTTTAAAATAAACCATATTATGTTTAAATCAAGAGCATACTCTGCAGTTGTTAATGGAAGTGTTGCAGATGAAATATTGCATACAAATTATGAAACATGCGACTTTGGAAAGTGGTATCATGGAAAAGGAAAAGAGCTTTTTGGAAATCTTGATATTTTTAGAAAAATGGGTGATGCACATAAAAAGTTTCATGAATTTATAGATAAAAACCTTGAGTTAATTAAAGATGGTGAAAATACACTAAATCTAGAGAACAAAGATACTATTATTGATAGATTCAAAGAAGCAGAAAAGTATAGTGAAGAGTTATTCTCATTAATGGACCAATTATCTGAAAAAGTTGGAGAAGATATTGATATCTCTACAGTTTGA
- a CDS encoding PAS domain-containing protein: MESKRRRLSKLDAPKNITSNEKIMDDNDFIVSKTDKKGYITYFNEVFMEMAGYTHEELMGANHNLIRHPHMPRIAFKLAWDLIQNGKEFFGFVKNLRKDGGFYWVFAYITPDYDSSGNIIGYTSFRRKPPRSAIEQIEPIYRLLVDEERKGGMDASLKLLQNFLKEHKISYNTLVMSLQMGAKL, encoded by the coding sequence ATGGAGTCAAAAAGAAGGAGACTGAGCAAACTTGATGCTCCTAAAAATATTACATCAAATGAAAAGATTATGGATGATAACGATTTTATTGTATCGAAAACAGATAAAAAAGGTTATATCACATACTTTAATGAAGTATTTATGGAGATGGCAGGTTATACCCATGAAGAGTTGATGGGGGCAAATCATAATTTAATTAGGCATCCTCATATGCCAAGAATAGCATTTAAGTTAGCTTGGGATTTAATTCAAAATGGGAAAGAGTTTTTTGGATTTGTAAAGAATTTGAGAAAAGATGGTGGTTTTTACTGGGTTTTTGCATATATAACACCAGATTATGATAGTAGTGGTAATATTATTGGATATACCTCTTTTAGAAGAAAGCCACCAAGATCAGCAATAGAACAGATTGAACCAATTTATAGATTACTTGTTGATGAAGAGAGAAAGGGTGGAATGGATGCATCCTTAAAGCTTCTGCAAAATTTTTTAAAAGAGCATAAGATATCTTATAACACATTGGTAATGAGTCTTCAAATGGGAGCCAAGCTATGA